Proteins encoded within one genomic window of Hahella chejuensis KCTC 2396:
- the rimP gene encoding ribosome maturation factor RimP: MLLIGDNLLARKDDLYQLLKPVVEGMGCDFWGMDYIAQGKRSLLRIYIDKESGVLVDDCEKVSRQISAILDVEDPIKGEYTLEVSSPGWDRPLFNVEQYKAYIGSIIEVRLQAPFNGRRKFKGLLAAVENDEIVLQVDAEEFIFPVETIDKANVVPQY, translated from the coding sequence ATGCTCCTTATCGGAGATAATCTATTGGCTCGTAAAGACGATCTATACCAGCTTCTCAAGCCCGTGGTAGAAGGAATGGGCTGTGACTTTTGGGGGATGGATTACATCGCTCAAGGGAAGAGGAGTTTGTTGCGAATCTATATCGACAAAGAGTCCGGGGTGTTAGTTGATGACTGTGAAAAGGTGAGTCGTCAAATTAGCGCTATTTTGGATGTTGAAGATCCGATAAAGGGGGAGTATACCCTGGAGGTTTCTTCGCCTGGGTGGGATCGGCCGCTCTTTAACGTTGAGCAGTATAAGGCATATATAGGCTCTATTATTGAGGTCAGGCTGCAAGCGCCTTTTAATGGGCGGCGTAAGTTCAAGGGCCTTTTGGCGGCTGTTGAAAATGATGAAATAGTGCTCCAAGTGGACGCGGAAGAATTTATATTTCCTGTGGAAACGATAGATAAAGCGAATGTTGTGCCGCAGTATTGA
- the tpiA gene encoding triose-phosphate isomerase, with protein sequence MRKKLIAGNWKSNGSLERNKALLEGIVNAKALGSVDVVVCPPFPYLQSVESAVSDSMIELGSQNCSATEDGAYTGEVSAKMCADMKCSWVILGHSERRALYAENDEVIACKVKRAVESGLAPILCVGETLADRESGRAEEVTLKQLDAVFMSVQPDDSWVVAYEPVWAIGTGKTASPEDAQSMHKALRNNIRKHFPQIADKIRILYGGSVKSSNAKELFSMPDVDGALVGGASLVSEEFVSIIEAAVE encoded by the coding sequence ATGCGAAAAAAACTGATCGCCGGAAACTGGAAGTCTAATGGAAGTCTTGAGCGTAATAAGGCTCTATTAGAAGGTATAGTTAACGCTAAGGCGTTAGGCTCAGTTGATGTGGTGGTTTGTCCTCCATTTCCGTATCTTCAAAGTGTTGAGAGTGCAGTTTCTGATTCCATGATTGAGTTGGGGTCTCAAAATTGCTCCGCCACTGAAGATGGCGCATATACCGGTGAGGTTAGCGCTAAAATGTGCGCTGATATGAAGTGTTCCTGGGTGATACTTGGGCATTCTGAGCGCAGGGCGTTATACGCCGAGAACGATGAAGTTATCGCTTGTAAAGTTAAGCGTGCAGTTGAGTCGGGATTGGCTCCGATACTGTGTGTGGGCGAAACGCTGGCGGATCGCGAGTCAGGCCGAGCTGAAGAAGTTACGCTTAAGCAGCTTGATGCTGTGTTTATGTCTGTCCAACCTGATGATTCGTGGGTTGTGGCGTACGAGCCGGTATGGGCTATAGGCACGGGTAAAACTGCTTCGCCAGAGGATGCGCAGAGTATGCATAAAGCCTTACGGAACAATATTCGTAAGCATTTTCCGCAGATAGCGGATAAAATTAGAATTTTGTATGGCGGCAGCGTTAAGTCGTCAAACGCGAAAGAACTGTTCTCAATGCCGGATGTAGATGGGGCTCTAGTTGGTGGCGCCTCGTTAGTCTCGGAAGAATTTGTCTCTATTATCGAGGCTGCGGTAGAGTAA
- the nusA gene encoding transcription termination factor NusA, which translates to MNKEILLVVEAVSNEKGVDKDVIFEAIELALATATKKRYEDEEADIRVDIDRKTGEYQAFRRWLVVDNDAVPALGTELTLEEVHESGLDLKPGDTHEEEVEAVAFGRIGAQAAKQIIVQKVREAERTKIVDSYREKVGDLVNGVVKKVTRDNIIVDLGANAEALLPKDQLISRETYRVGDRVRALLLDIRMDNRGPQLILSRACSQMLIELFRIEVPEIAEEVIEIKAAARDPGSRAKIAVKTNDGRIDPVGACVGMRGSRVQAVSSELGNERIDIVLWDDNPAQLVINAMAPAEVASIIMDEDSHTMQVAVSEDNLAMAIGRSGQNVKLASEMTGWEINVLTEEQAGQQQEEEFRRYVDCFIDQLGVEEDLAEVLASEGFTSLEEVAYVPMEEMLAIDDFDEDLVTELRKRAKNVLINQALASEEQLEKAEPAEDLLNMEGMDRHLAFVLASKGIVTMEDLAEQSVDDLLDIDEVDEERAAQLIMTARKPWFEEQQ; encoded by the coding sequence ATGAACAAAGAAATCTTGTTGGTTGTGGAAGCGGTCTCCAACGAAAAAGGGGTAGATAAAGACGTCATTTTCGAAGCTATTGAATTGGCTTTGGCTACCGCTACTAAAAAGCGCTACGAAGATGAAGAGGCTGATATCCGAGTGGATATCGATAGAAAGACTGGTGAGTACCAAGCGTTTCGTCGTTGGTTGGTGGTGGATAATGATGCAGTTCCTGCTTTGGGAACTGAACTTACTTTGGAAGAGGTTCATGAGAGTGGCCTTGACCTGAAGCCTGGCGATACCCATGAAGAGGAAGTCGAGGCGGTCGCTTTCGGGCGAATCGGTGCGCAAGCAGCCAAGCAGATTATTGTTCAAAAAGTGCGCGAGGCTGAGCGAACTAAAATCGTTGATAGCTATCGAGAAAAAGTCGGCGACTTGGTAAACGGCGTTGTTAAAAAGGTGACCCGAGATAACATTATTGTCGACTTGGGGGCGAATGCTGAGGCGTTGTTGCCTAAGGATCAATTGATCAGCAGAGAGACTTATCGTGTAGGAGATCGCGTTCGCGCGTTGCTTTTAGATATCAGAATGGACAACCGAGGGCCTCAGTTAATCTTGAGTCGCGCTTGTTCTCAGATGCTGATCGAGCTATTCAGAATCGAAGTCCCTGAAATCGCAGAAGAAGTTATTGAAATCAAAGCGGCTGCGCGTGATCCGGGTTCCCGGGCGAAAATAGCGGTTAAAACTAATGATGGGCGTATAGATCCAGTCGGCGCCTGTGTGGGTATGCGGGGTTCGAGGGTGCAAGCGGTATCCAGTGAGCTTGGCAACGAACGTATAGATATTGTCCTGTGGGACGATAACCCCGCTCAGCTGGTTATCAACGCCATGGCTCCGGCTGAAGTTGCCTCCATCATCATGGATGAAGATAGCCACACTATGCAGGTGGCGGTATCAGAAGATAATTTGGCGATGGCTATTGGACGTAGCGGCCAGAATGTCAAGTTGGCCTCCGAAATGACAGGGTGGGAAATTAATGTTCTGACTGAGGAGCAGGCGGGGCAGCAGCAGGAAGAAGAGTTTAGACGCTATGTCGATTGCTTTATTGACCAACTGGGCGTAGAGGAAGATTTGGCGGAAGTGTTGGCTTCTGAAGGCTTTACGTCGTTGGAAGAGGTCGCCTACGTACCAATGGAAGAGATGCTCGCTATCGATGATTTTGATGAGGATCTGGTGACTGAGCTGCGCAAGCGCGCAAAAAATGTTCTGATCAATCAAGCGTTAGCGAGTGAAGAGCAGCTGGAAAAAGCGGAGCCTGCGGAAGACCTGTTAAACATGGAGGGGATGGATCGGCACTTGGCGTTTGTGCTCGCAAGCAAAGGTATTGTCACGATGGAAGATTTGGCCGAACAATCTGTTGATGACCTCCTCGATATAGATGAAGTTGATGAAGAACGAGCTGCGCAGCTAATCATGACGGCGCGTAAACCATGGTTTGAGGAACAACAGTAA
- the secG gene encoding preprotein translocase subunit SecG has product MELFETLIVIVHVIVAAGVIGLVLIQQGKGADMGASFGGGASQTVFGSSGSGSFLTNMTTTLAIVFFLSSFALAYVAKQKASQVTASGVPVIETVSGSSSESDELSIDADSTNAGEVQGAAEAPSDSKPELE; this is encoded by the coding sequence ATGGAACTGTTTGAAACCCTGATTGTTATAGTTCATGTGATCGTTGCAGCTGGCGTTATTGGCTTGGTGTTGATTCAACAGGGTAAAGGCGCTGATATGGGGGCCTCCTTTGGTGGCGGTGCTTCTCAAACGGTTTTTGGTTCTAGTGGTAGTGGTTCTTTTTTGACGAACATGACAACTACTCTGGCCATTGTTTTCTTTCTGAGTAGTTTTGCATTGGCATATGTTGCTAAACAAAAAGCTAGTCAGGTCACTGCAAGTGGAGTTCCTGTTATTGAAACGGTCTCTGGCTCTTCCTCAGAGTCTGATGAGCTTTCAATTGATGCAGATTCTACTAATGCTGGTGAGGTTCAGGGCGCTGCGGAAGCTCCTTCCGATAGCAAGCCTGAGTTAGAGTGA